From the genome of Triticum aestivum cultivar Chinese Spring chromosome 1A, IWGSC CS RefSeq v2.1, whole genome shotgun sequence:
tttgagttatatatgcatgatgtagatgttcgtttaattcttatagttcatctcatccaaaatcaattagttttataaaaaaatctattttaagattcatggaattgtgcattgtaaaggtaaaaacaaaaagtgactattcatttagaaaaaaaattgggcaattaagatatggaagattctagagaacaaaggagaagtgctcgtgttttgaggtttgtgcattatacttaagttcaaccatggagtcttctagattgtacatgtggtagaatctagtggaatgtagatgatatccaatggccagtagtgctcggatttgccatctttgtaccatcggattggcttcatccattgaccaactttcaaagttattcgcacaatatataggtgtatagatgtgtgtgtgtatatatatatccctaataataaagcacggattgagtctcaGGGTTCACCGTCGTGGCATTTTTACACAAAGATCCCTGTGGTTTTGTGAATTCAACCCGTAGTCTTATTTTAAGTGGCTAGCAGAGAAAACGTTTAGTTCTTACAAAAAGAACCCTGCATTTTGGTGTATTCAAGCCGCGATCCTCTTTCAGGTGGCTCTGAGATAACGCTGCAAAAAAGACCCATGCAGAACGAGCGGCTATGGGCGGCGGAACAACGGCGGCAGCTGCTTGCAATGGCCGGGTCCGCGCACGGCAGGAGCTGGGGAGGTCCATTCGGAGGCGGGCGGCAGCCCCGGGGTCGCCAGTGACGTTGTGGAAGGCCGGGGCGTGGCTTCCTGGGTGGATACATGGCATCTGTGGCTCCTGGGCAAAAAGAAGAATAGAGGTGAGGGAGAGAAGAAGGGAGAAAGGAGGGGAGGTGCGGCGTCCtaggcgggagctcgccggagcggggcGACGGTGGGCGGGCGCGGGAGACGGAGGGATTTACAGCCGGCCGGTCGAGCGACACCAACCAGGCCACGGGTGGCGTACACTTTCAGCAGGTAATTGATTCATCTCCCCTCTTTTCCTACTCCCCCTCGATCTGGTCCTCAATCGCCATGTTCTTCAGCTGCTGTCAAATTGCATTGGCCTATCAAATTTTGTAATATACAGATGCTATTATGCTGTCAAATTCCATCGGTCTACATATTCCATGTCCAAAGTAAAGAAATTCAGATGTTGCAGCTTGaaaacaagcaaaaacatgatCAGTCATCTGCAGAATTAATCTACATGTAAATAAGATTTCTCTTCCAACCATCTTTCAAAGATAAAATCATACAGCTAATGAATCACTTTTAACTAATACAAGTACACACCACATTCAGCTCGATAATTGGTCATCTCCCTcccattttttgttttctatttccgGTTCAATCAAGTCAGGACATCACAGTTCTACAACGCCATTTTCCCATCACATTCATAGCAAGCCTGCAAGTTCCTTCTATTCACAACAGTACCTAGCACATACACAAGTTTGTTGGCCGCCGGAGTTGCTGCACTCGTGGTCGTCGGAGTCTGCCGCCATGATCATGCTCCACATGCATGTGGTCTTCGAGTCAGTGTGATGCCCATGTGGTTGTCCTCTAGCAGAGCCACGTTGACCGAGCGTGGGAGGTGTGTGGCCGACGGCCGCCCCGCTTGTGGTTCTCTTGGTGTCACTGGCTGTTAGGACACCTATTTCTGCTTCCTTCTGGATGAACAAGGGAGATGGACGTGTCAGTAGAATTTGATCTGAATTGATCGATCGGTTTCTTTTGATGGCTTTTTGTGACATGACACATGATTGAGAATTAACTTGCTTCAAGATCTGGTTCACCTCAAACCTCTTTTCCAAATATCAATGGGCTGCCATTCTCGGAAATGTATGATATGATGTACCTTTTTTACTTTGGACTATCATTATGCCAACTCCAAAATTGGAGTATTAGTATGCATACTCCAGAAAGTTTTTGTGGTCCTGATACGCACATCATGAAGTTGGTAACTGTTGTCGTATTTACATTCAGATTTGACAGGAATAGAAACTGAACCTATTAAATAGTTATGTTAAGCTAGATGGGTTATAACTCTTCATGCATTCATTT
Proteins encoded in this window:
- the LOC123112734 gene encoding uncharacterized protein; this encodes MGGGTTAAAACNGRVRARQELGRSIRRRAAAPGSPVTLWKAGAWLPGWIHGICGSWAKRRIEVRERRREKGGEVRRPRRELAGAGRRWAGAGDGGIYSRPVERHQPGHGWRTLSAGHHSSTTPFSHHIHSKPASSFYSQQYLAHTQVCWPPELLHSWSSESAAMIMLHMHVVFESV